CGGCAACTCTGCAGCAACGAAGGAGTGGCCCCTCTCACCAGTAAGGGCAATCGGCTGCTGCTCAAATTCAACAGCGACTCCACGCTGCAGGCCAAGGGCTTTCGAGCCGAGTACAAGCGGATCGGTTGCGGCGAACACCTCCAGGAAATGGGCGGCCACTTTGAGTCGCCCAACGCCCCATTCAGCGTGGATGTGGACTGCGATTGGGTCATCAGTGCACCGGAGGGCAAGCAAATACGGCTGGTGCTGCAGGAGCTGTATATTGACTCGCCCCAGCGAGAATGCAGCGACGATGTGCTGTCAGTCTCCGCGCCGGGTGGGCACGTGCTCTACCGCAGCTGTCAGGTGGAGACCTCCTCGCAGACATTCACCTCGCCAGGCAACGAGCTGCACGTGCACTTCCACAGCAGCCCAACGGTGGCAAGGAAGTATTTCAGGGCCACGTATGCCCAGGTGCCAGCCAACTGCGGCGGTTACGTGCGTGCCAGCAGTGGGGTTATTGCCACGCCCGGTTTCCATTATGCCACCTCGATAGAGGCAGGCCTCGGTCCTGTCAACTACTCCTCGAATGTGGAGTGCCTTTGGGTAGTGGAGGTAAGTCTCCCCGCCCCTTGCTGCATCCAGGAGCGCGGATTAATTTTTCTTGTGTTCTAGGTTTCGGAAAGCTATGGTATCCGGTTGTGGTTCGAGCGGTTCAACCTCACCAATTCGGCCAATTGCTCGGGCACCTTTGTAGAACTGACCAAGCTGGATGCGGACAACACCGAGCACTTCCTGGAGCGGGGCTGTGGCGAGGAGCAGCCGCTGATTCGCCTGGTCCACGGTCAGCGAATGCGTGTGCTGTTCAAGGCGCCGGCTGGGAGCTGGGGCAGCTTTGCCCTCCACTTTGAGCGGCAATGCGGTGGCGCGCTGTCGGCCGGCGAGGGCTACCTGAGGTCGCGACTGGACGAGGACTGCAGCTGGCTGGTGGTGTCGCCAGAGGGCAGCAAGCTGAGCCTGAACATCAACCAGCTGGAGTGTCCCGGATGTGCCTCGAAAACTGCAGCGGATAACTGCACGGCAGAGGTGGGACTGCAGCTGCTCAACGACGATGACCAGGTGGTGCTTTACAGCCTGTGCAGAGAGCATCCGGCGAATCTGGTAGTGCCCGCCAGCAATGTCCGTATCCTGGCCAAAGGCATCGCTTTGGCGGCGCAGTTCAGTAGCCTGGAAAACACATGCGGCGGCAACGTCAGCCTGAGCTCGGCCCGCGGCAGCCTCAGCTCTCCCAACTATCCGGACAGCTATCCGGCGAACGTGGAGTGTCTGTGGCGCATCGGCGTGAATGCCGGCAACTCCATGGCGGTCACATTCGATGCTTTGAACATTGTGCCCTCCGAGCACTGCAACGAGGACTTTCTTGAGATGCGTTCAGGCGTGGACGAACGCCTGCTGGGACTCTACTGCGACCGAAAGATGCCCGAGCAGCCGCTGGTAATCCGGTCGCAACTGTGGCTCAAATTCCGAAGCGTGCCGGGCAACAGTGCCGACGGCTTCAAGCTGCACTGGAGCTACGGTGAGTCTCCTCCAGTCTCCGGTGTGCTCCCCGGTCCCGTCCTAATTTTCGCTTCGTGAACATCTCCCCAGTGCACGACAACGAAATAACGTCAGAGACGAATGGAACGATCGAGTCGCCGCCCATCTTCTCAGTTCGCGCAGACGAGCAGGCCTTCAGTTGGCGCATTTTTGTGGAGCGCGAAATGGTTGTGGCCCTGAACTTTGAGGAGTACATATCTGGCCTCCAGGTGAGCCCTGGAACCCAGCAAAACACTATTTGATCCGCTAAATCCCTCGTATTCCTCCTAATAGCTGTTCGATGGCTACGATGACACTGCCCTGGAGATCGCCATTGAATCCTCGCCCTGGCAGTTCACCTCGAGCAGCAATGTCCTCTATTTGAGGACCCTCAACACGGATTTCAATGCGTTTCGCTTGAAGTGGAGCGTGGTCAGTAGTGCCCTGGTTAAGGGCAACAGAACCGTGCAGAACGATGAGTGCAACAAGGAATTTACGGTGTCAGCCAGTGCGCGTTTGATGGTGAACTCCCCCGGCTATCCGAGGGGCTATGCCCCGAACCTGTACTGCCAGTGGACCTTCAGGCCCGAGGACCCCGCCCAGCATGTTTACACGGACCTCTATGAGGCCGATCTGGAGGTCTTTCCCAATTGCTTTGCCGACTACCTCAACATCCAGAGCTCGAGGGATATGAACCAATGGACGAATGATCTGCGCATCTGCAATGGCAGCAAGGGCGGACCACTCATCCAGCGATTGCACGGCACTCCCCATCTGAGGCTGCAGTTTAAGAGCGATGTCTCCATCAACGGACGAGGCTTCAGGGCCATTGTGCGTGCGACATGTGGCTCCAATATGACGGCTCCTGTGGCCACCATCGTGGACACGCAAATGAGAGCCGGACTGGCCATGGGCAGCAATTGCGAGTGGCACATCGAAGTGCGACCGGGCCGAAAGATAGAGATCAGCATAGCCTATCTCCGCCCAGCCGTTAATGTCCCATGCCCCGTTTACGGACTCATCTACGATGGTCTGGACGACAGATCGCCCCTGTTTCAAAGCGGAAAATTCTGCAACCAGATGGGCTTTAACAAGGACTCGTATCGCACAAGCGGCTCCCATGCGTACATCAAGTACGTGCTGCCCCCGCGGTCCGTGAATCCGGCGCACAACTACTGGAACATCACCTACCGGGAGTACAGCGAATGCGACGGCGAGATCCAGCTGACCCAGCTGGCCAGCACGTACAGCATTACGACGCCTGGCTATCCCTACTTGCCGCATCCCCATACGGAATGCACCTGGTTGGTGATGGCGCCACCAGGCGAGGTCATTTCAGCCACCTTCGACGACCGATTCGATCTGAGTCTCCGCCATTGCGAGAAGGAGACCGTAGAGCTCTTCGATGGCTCCACCACACTAGCGCGCCGACTCCTGCACACCTGCAGACGGCCTCCAAAGACGCTGCGCAGCTCAGGTAGTCTTCTTCTGGTGCACTACCAGACGCAACTGGACGAGCCGCACGGCGGTTTTCGGCTGAACGTCTCACTGAGTACCTGTGGCGGTCTGCACACTAGTGCGATGGGATTCATCAGTTCCGAGAACTATCCGGCCCTGGGGGGCTACCCCAGGCCGGCCGTCTGCGAGTATAGCATCAAGCTGCCGCGGGGCTCGTACATCCGCCTCAACATCAGCGATCTGCACGTGCCGTACAGCGCACAGAAGGGacagaacagcaacagcagcgatcGACTGGAATTCGTGGACCTCGCCGATGCGGGCAGCGGCCAGCAGACCCCTCTGATGGTACTGGACGGCAGCGGAAGCTACCCATTGGACGTGACCCTCAACAGTAACGAGGTGGGCATCCGCTTCGTAGCGGTCTCGAATGTGAACAGCTATCGCGGATTCAAGATTCGATACGAGCGGATAACCGGCACATGCTCCCGCGAGGTGAATGCTGCCTCTGGCACCCTCGAGATTCCAGCCAATGTGCAATCCTCCTGGCTGAGAGTCTGCCGCTGGAAAATCACTGTGCCCAAGGGCCAGAGCGTGCGCCTCCAGTTCCTCAATCTGGCCGATATGCGGATTGTCGCTCGTAATAATACCAGAAGGTGAGTGCACCGGGACTGTTTTTGCATGTGAGTGTACCCTTTGGGACCATTAATCGGTTGCCGAACCACCCAGAACGGAAACAATTGGGAAATGggaagaaaaagagaaaattaAACATTGCAACGACAGTGTAGGCTAAGAAATGGACAGAACACCGGAGATATCGTCTCAACAAATTTGATATGTTAGAGATACAGAAAGAGATATCCATATTTTGGGGGGGCAGCATTTACGATAAATGTAAGAGCCACCAAAGTGCTTCATTATAAGCCCAAACATACAGGGATCTTTGCACTTAATCAATCATTCACTAATGACTTAATATATCCTtgtgaaatatatttgcaGTGGGAGGAGGAGTGAGATTCAACCGCAATTTTCGTTCTACAACGATTTCAACCAGCTGTCAAAGATCACCGACTTCCGCATCGATGCATacaacggcagcggcatcaTCGAGTCCAGCGACAACGTTATGCTGGTCAGCATCATCACTACCCAACTGGACCTCACCACCATACCGTTGCGTGCCCGCTACAGCTCCAACGAACCGTCACAATGCCCGCCAGACATTGGAGACCAGGCGGCCGGATCGCTGTCCATCAAAAGTCTCAGCCAGCTGCCTGACTACTATTGCACCATCAACTATGTGGGGCTCAGCGGAACCACACTCACCTTCAAAGTGGGAGAGTATGTGTACTGGAGCGGGGTCGGTCCCTCGGTGGTCTTCAGAGACGAAGGCTTCCGCTTTGTCAATTACTTGTCCACGAATCTCACCAATAGCTATATCTCAATGCCTTCCACGCCCGGGCGGATCACCCTGAACCAGGGAAAAAATGTCAAACTGAAGCAATTTCAGGCCACCTATCGCCGCCACAACTGCGGCGGTCAAATGCTTGTGGCCGAGGGCCTTGCCATAGAGCCGCCGCAGCTGATGGCAACCGTCGGCGAGGATTATGGGCCGCTGGAGTGCGTATTCTCGCTGGGTGGTGGCAGGGGCTATGTGCTTGAGGGAAACCTGAGCCTCAGCGACAGCTGCGACCGCGAGTACATTGTTATCTATGCGGGTCCCGCACTGGTGGCCCGCCTCTGCCGCGGCATGACGATGAACAGCACGCGTCTGGGCAAGTCCCATTCGAAGGTGATTTACCATACAGAAGAGCACCGGCCTGGCCGCAGTTGGTTCCGGCTGCAGCCCAGGCGGTCAGAAGGCCCCTTGGCAGGTAATGTGATTCGCGTCGACCAGAGAACTACGGCGCCCATATCGATCAATGGCACGGACTACAAGAACAACATGGAGCTGATCTGGGAGTTTACTACCAATGCGGgactctccctctcgctgCAGTTCCAAGGGCGCTTCTTCATTGAAACGTCCCCGAACTGCACCAATGACCGGCTGAGTGTGCAGCAGAGCCAAGACCGGCAGGAACCTGCGGGAGGTTGGTCTGAGGTGGCCAGCCTATGCGGCCGAcagctgccgccaccgctgcatGTGGAGGCGTTCCGAATGCGAGTGGTCTTCCAGACCAATAACAACATCACCGGAGACGGCTTCAGCTTCACCGTCTCCCCCAGCTGCGACGTTACGCTGCGAGCCACCGCGGAGCTGCAGACTCAGCGCTGGGACTGGCAGGCGTTCCGCAATATGCTCAACTGCAGCTACGTGATCCTCACCGACAGCCAGGAGCAGCTGGTGGTCAGCATCAAAAGTGTGGGCCGCCCTTGGCCTGCCTTTGCCTGCACCAGGTCCTTCTTTAAGGCCTACCGCCAAAGCTCGAGCTCGAGCTCCGGCGATGAGGAAGTGGAAGAGGAGCTGCCGGAGAAGTTCTGCCCGGACTTTGAAGTAAATGGCTACAAGAGGCTCCGTCTGCAGTACATGTCGCCCACATCGCGACAATTTCAGCTGCAGTACCAGATACTCGGCTGCGGTGGGAACtacagcgcgaacttttcctTGCGCCCGCCGCAGCACGACGAGGATGTGAGGTCGTATGCCCACAATATGCACTGCGAATGGCGCGTAACGGCACCGCCCCAGCACGCCATCGTTCTGGAGTTCAAGTACTTTGACCTGGAGGAGAGCCGGAACTGTCGATACGATTACCTGTCGGTCTACAAGGGCAGCATGGTGCCGAACATTGAGCAGCGCGTGGCCCGTCTGTGCGGCAACTTGACCACTCAGCCGCCCACCATTATGGTGGACAGCAACCAGGCGCTAATTGTGTCCCACTCGGATTCATCGAACAGCTTTCGGGGCTTCCTGGCCAGTGTGCGCTTCGTCCCCAACTGCAATGAGCGAATCGCTCTGGACGATGATCTCCCGCGGATGAGCCTCGTGCGAAACTACAAGATGAATGCCTTTGAACAGCTGTTGTGCATCTTCAAGGCCAGCGCCACGCCTGGACATCGGCTGTCCGTACAGCTGAGACAGTTTCAGCCGTTTGGATCCTATCGGGGCTACCTAGAGATTGTTGACAGCGACGCCGCAGAGAGCCAAAGCCTCGGCAAGTACTATGACCTGTCCGGCAATCGTACAAAGCTCTTCAGCTCCTATTCAGATCTGGCGATCAGGCTGAGTGGCTCTTCCACCTTGGCGAGAAACGTGAGCTTCGAATTGATTCTGCAAATGGAACGCACAATCTGCGGAGAGACCGAATATCAACTGCGTTCGAACGAGGTGGGTTCAGGTCGCTTGAGGCCTTCGCAATGTATTCTAAAAATTTTGAATTGACTTTTGGCAGAGCATCAAACTGGGCATCCAAGGAGACAACGGCACGAGGAACTATGAGGGAAGCGTGCACTGCTCTTGGTCGATTCGATTAACGGTGGAGGCGGAGATCGATATCCGGTGGGTCAATCTACGGGATGTGTCCCAGGTGACGGGAAAATGCGTGGACTACTTGCGTTTATCCGAATCGTGGGTAAGTTGTTTCCTTCCAGCGCAATCATAAGAACAAAGTTTACTAAAAATATTGAACATTTCAACATTTCAGTTACAGTCGCCGCAGTACTTTTGCGGTCAGTTCAACAATACCCTCAAGAGATTGTCGTCTTCCGAGAACTTGAATTTGCAACTAACATTCCATTCCGAAGAACTGACAGACTCCACTGGGTTTGAGTTGGTAATCAGGCAGAATAACCGTAAGCAGAAGCGGTACTTGTACTTGTAATTGTACTTGTACCTGAGAAATAACTTGGGATATAAATAATGTGCATATTATTCAGCTTGTAGACGCAACTACACGGAGCTGAGCCAATCCATTGAAGATAGCGCTCTGACCAACTGCACCGTGGACATTCGAGTGCCCGAGGGCTACAGTGTGACTCTGAACCTCCTGTTTGTGTTGTTCGACATGGAGTCTGATATGAAGTACCTAAACGTAAGTAATTCCGACAGCCGCAGTGAAAACCAACCGTATAAATCACTTCTCCCACAACAGATAAGCGACCTGAAGGCCAATCAGACAGTCTTCCACACGAACAGATTCCTTGCTATCCCCACAGTCAAGTTCACGTCGACCAATCAGCTTCGTATTGCGAGCACGGGCATTGCTTCAATGCGATTCTTCTACTACTCCACCAGCAACGATTTGCCCAACGGCTGTGGTGGCGACATCTCTATGGGGGGTGGCTTTGGTAACTTGGCCAATCCCCCCTACGACAATCGGAACCACTCACTGTGCATCTGGCGTATATCAGTGCCAGCAGGCAGCATCCTGAGGATCAGTTTCACGAGTATACATCGCGTCGGTTAGTTTTAGCTAACATCAAGATAACatcaatttttttaatttccagACTTCAACATGGGCTCGGAGACCAATTGTAATCTGGATAATATTAAATTCTACAAGGTTCTGCCGGATGCAAGCGAGGGCCTGGTGCAAACATCCTGTGGATCTACCATTCCCGACGACTTTGACGTTGGCAGTAATCGTGCCGTAATCGTTGCCAAGAAGTCACCTAATTTTGATGGACTGGGATTCCAGTTCTCATTCACCCTCAAAAATGTCAGTTAGACAAGGCAACTTATTTCTGAGATATTGTAGAATttagaaatttatttttgcaagtAATCTGTACAAAAATACATTATGAATATAGTGCTGAGATAACTATTTGCGCCAGCAAAGGATAAATTTCCTAAATGCCTAATGGGCCCTATAATTATAAGTTTGTATTAAATGAATCCATAACTTTCTTTTTTAGTTTGCCAAAGATTTCGATATTATAGACCAACTGGTCTAGACTTCTTCGGAATGGCACGAAACGGGCAGTGTCTTCAAAGGATTGCCTTGCGCGCCGCAAACGATAATGAATCTCATCCAAATCGTGCCTATAACCATGCGATAATTCAAAATCAGTGGAGACCATGGCCGAGAACAGGCTGGCAAACTCGTCGGAAACCTTGTAGTTGTAGCCAACAGAGGCTTTCCGCTCAAATGCCTCGTTGCTAATGATCACATTGTGGGAGGCTAGCCTGGAGTCGATAGACTGAAgtgaataaaatgaaaatgagttCTTGTTTAATACAACAATGCGTGCCGTCAGGCTGTACTTACGGTTGGTAACGCGCTGGCCAGGCAATAATCCCGGCTCGGTTGCAGTAGGAAGCGATTGGATGGCTCACACTTTGGAGCGTACTGATAGCCCTCTCCAGTGCGACGGAAGCATGGATGATGATCGAGCAGCCGCAGGCGCTTTTTGACGGTCAGCGACAATTTGTAGGTGTTCACAATGGGCAGCACATCTTTTAAAAATTTAGAGCACGCTTCATGTGGTGTGAGATCTTTAAACTCGGCCAAATCCGTGGACCATTCATTCCAGGAAGAAACATCATGTATGTACAAAAGCCGGCCAAAGCGGACCGCGTACTTAATCAAGTGTTCGTGTAAAGGTGGAAAAATGTTCTGCAACGGCGTTGATCCGGTGGTTGTTGCAATTTGTGCAATGAAAACCTCTTCATCTACGGTTTCATTCATGGTGTGTTAGTAgtacttattattttaatCAAGGCGGACAcactttaaatttaatagtTGTTCTTTTCATACATCGATAATAGTAAAGTATCGATATATTTGATTCGCTTACACATGTGAAGCGATATTTCTATTTCGCTATTGCCCATCCCtattaaaatcaaagaaacaacaacaaaatggagaAAGAACTAGATTTAATCAACAGCACTTTGAACAATGCCTTGGCCAAGCTGGTGGAGACTAAAAGGAACCAAAACAAGAATGATGATTGGCAGAATCGCAAGGAGAAGATCGCCAGGCTCATAAGGCTGCACATTCAACATGTGCAGCTAACTGTGATTACACACAGACG
The sequence above is a segment of the Drosophila pseudoobscura strain MV-25-SWS-2005 chromosome X, UCI_Dpse_MV25, whole genome shotgun sequence genome. Coding sequences within it:
- the Cubn2 gene encoding cubilin homolog produces the protein MRSNTLKLLFVLVLCVFLLELEASSDDREERAVITRQQNGNLLLEAAPDQNVTFRLMGEQATVMINDVDILTLLRRRLQVVTARQVAARREPLSLDVQKDQFRVVQRSLTRLEKRFFNMRNNTRRGGLNQRVLRRQLQRVERVSTTLARILVFLAKDECLSSPCQNGGTCYDEYRAFQCDCAAGWQGPTCEDDVNECFDLAGTDLAACMNSGRCINTPGSFRCVCRNGYTGTHCRLRQNKCLAGDSSEMCGEHGTCVHSVSTSAGYVCVCDQGWTWADNNVTTASASPCTRDVDECVPSMNPCHNECINLPGSYRCGACPPGYTGDGRFCRDIDECTVANGGCSLQPRVTCINTEGSHLCGRCPVGWTGDGRSCTAAESNSCDGERICHSEATCEYISGTVVCTCPLGSYGHGYGEDGCTKDPSRDICDQHLCQNNATCIHIGRGSTCICQPGYKGVLCNDTDSDACHPSPCLNGGTCRLLPSNQYQCNCPAGYTGTSCSNQRFFCGSTLRGPTGQLHFPPNTADGDYQPDERCPFIIRTPPGHVLNMTFTQFDLQESNDCAADFLQLHDGPSLAYKLFGRFCGTQLVNRSIISTQEQVFFWFRSDNATQGSGFHLTWSSLPFSCGDTLANLTLGQSGILRSPGYPGRTRAGLDCRWQLTAPYGTRLLLRFYDITLESGGGSAATVNCSQGLNSSYLAVYDSDRQLLKSCVSAHPEPLYSSSNSLHIDLHTSTVRADSSFQLHYEVVAGQPGCGGSYTESHGRISGHMDAEVCLYLIEQPRGTQIKLEFEHVNLLRSGDCRLQKIEIFNGRTDESPLMRRLCGQPEGSEMEPLISSGNFVLVRYEYALNGLRLKKSFELSYSRVCSGSFGVMAGTIKTPNYPQSYLDDMTCTFKLVGPLDSLVKLTIKDLSLGADSSAIDDGNQTNYLDVYLSSDEKRRIYKTGGNLVLMAHTNQATLVFRGSSSGRGLLVDYRFPYTGCGGYLTQHGLTSILKRITGGFCQWIIDEPGRKEIKVTQMIMHGQFFVYDNSTTPGLLLNSYESDFEETFDADLLTLIVRDSSSLLLLHIIYRQVESDCHVSSSQRYGIIKSPNWPRPYGASQNCEWIIRAPLGQRLELVVSNFSLEAMEHECYSDYLEIRNGDSAKSPLIGRYCGTRIPPRVPSFGNALFLSFVSDSSVEESGFLLNWQQAGEGCGGKLSSPVGSIHSPHSMAGNRGALACDWQIILAEGSRVTLQIESQDENLCSGHLTIFDGPTTSSRALPLRCNETSSHSSIVLHSSSNRVLVRYDVGHDSPDGTSFVLDYSTNCRVRLENLQGAVESPNFPENYPPDTSCEWDISAGGGRNHIHLVFSHLSVEQYVPWRCDFDYVMLSDMKDDQLLEDRQLCSNEGVAPLTSKGNRLLLKFNSDSTLQAKGFRAEYKRIGCGEHLQEMGGHFESPNAPFSVDVDCDWVISAPEGKQIRLVLQELYIDSPQRECSDDVLSVSAPGGHVLYRSCQVETSSQTFTSPGNELHVHFHSSPTVARKYFRATYAQVPANCGGYVRASSGVIATPGFHYATSIEAGLGPVNYSSNVECLWVVEVSESYGIRLWFERFNLTNSANCSGTFVELTKLDADNTEHFLERGCGEEQPLIRLVHGQRMRVLFKAPAGSWGSFALHFERQCGGALSAGEGYLRSRLDEDCSWLVVSPEGSKLSLNINQLECPGCASKTAADNCTAEVGLQLLNDDDQVVLYSLCREHPANLVVPASNVRILAKGIALAAQFSSLENTCGGNVSLSSARGSLSSPNYPDSYPANVECLWRIGVNAGNSMAVTFDALNIVPSEHCNEDFLEMRSGVDERLLGLYCDRKMPEQPLVIRSQLWLKFRSVPGNSADGFKLHWSYVHDNEITSETNGTIESPPIFSVRADEQAFSWRIFVEREMVVALNFEEYISGLQLFDGYDDTALEIAIESSPWQFTSSSNVLYLRTLNTDFNAFRLKWSVVSSALVKGNRTVQNDECNKEFTVSASARLMVNSPGYPRGYAPNLYCQWTFRPEDPAQHVYTDLYEADLEVFPNCFADYLNIQSSRDMNQWTNDLRICNGSKGGPLIQRLHGTPHLRLQFKSDVSINGRGFRAIVRATCGSNMTAPVATIVDTQMRAGLAMGSNCEWHIEVRPGRKIEISIAYLRPAVNVPCPVYGLIYDGLDDRSPLFQSGKFCNQMGFNKDSYRTSGSHAYIKYVLPPRSVNPAHNYWNITYREYSECDGEIQLTQLASTYSITTPGYPYLPHPHTECTWLVMAPPGEVISATFDDRFDLSLRHCEKETVELFDGSTTLARRLLHTCRRPPKTLRSSGSLLLVHYQTQLDEPHGGFRLNVSLSTCGGLHTSAMGFISSENYPALGGYPRPAVCEYSIKLPRGSYIRLNISDLHVPYSAQKGQNSNSSDRLEFVDLADAGSGQQTPLMVLDGSGSYPLDVTLNSNEVGIRFVAVSNVNSYRGFKIRYERITGTCSREVNAASGTLEIPANVQSSWLRVCRWKITVPKGQSVRLQFLNLADMRIVARNNTRSGRRSEIQPQFSFYNDFNQLSKITDFRIDAYNGSGIIESSDNVMLVSIITTQLDLTTIPLRARYSSNEPSQCPPDIGDQAAGSLSIKSLSQLPDYYCTINYVGLSGTTLTFKVGEYVYWSGVGPSVVFRDEGFRFVNYLSTNLTNSYISMPSTPGRITLNQGKNVKLKQFQATYRRHNCGGQMLVAEGLAIEPPQLMATVGEDYGPLECVFSLGGGRGYVLEGNLSLSDSCDREYIVIYAGPALVARLCRGMTMNSTRLGKSHSKVIYHTEEHRPGRSWFRLQPRRSEGPLAGNVIRVDQRTTAPISINGTDYKNNMELIWEFTTNAGLSLSLQFQGRFFIETSPNCTNDRLSVQQSQDRQEPAGGWSEVASLCGRQLPPPLHVEAFRMRVVFQTNNNITGDGFSFTVSPSCDVTLRATAELQTQRWDWQAFRNMLNCSYVILTDSQEQLVVSIKSVGRPWPAFACTRSFFKAYRQSSSSSSGDEEVEEELPEKFCPDFEVNGYKRLRLQYMSPTSRQFQLQYQILGCGGNYSANFSLRPPQHDEDVRSYAHNMHCEWRVTAPPQHAIVLEFKYFDLEESRNCRYDYLSVYKGSMVPNIEQRVARLCGNLTTQPPTIMVDSNQALIVSHSDSSNSFRGFLASVRFVPNCNERIALDDDLPRMSLVRNYKMNAFEQLLCIFKASATPGHRLSVQLRQFQPFGSYRGYLEIVDSDAAESQSLGKYYDLSGNRTKLFSSYSDLAIRLSGSSTLARNVSFELILQMERTICGETEYQLRSNESIKLGIQGDNGTRNYEGSVHCSWSIRLTVEAEIDIRWVNLRDVSQVTGKCVDYLRLSESWLQSPQYFCGQFNNTLKRLSSSENLNLQLTFHSEELTDSTGFELVIRQNNPCRRNYTELSQSIEDSALTNCTVDIRVPEGYSVTLNLLFVLFDMESDMKYLNISDLKANQTVFHTNRFLAIPTVKFTSTNQLRIASTGIASMRFFYYSTSNDLPNGCGGDISMGGGFGNLANPPYDNRNHSLCIWRISVPAGSILRISFTNFNMGSETNCNLDNIKFYKVLPDASEGLVQTSCGSTIPDDFDVGSNRAVIVAKKSPNFDGLGFQFSFTLKNVS
- the LOC6900124 gene encoding uncharacterized protein, which translates into the protein MNETVDEEVFIAQIATTTGSTPLQNIFPPLHEHLIKYAVRFGRLLYIHDVSSWNEWSTDLAEFKDLTPHEACSKFLKDVLPIVNTYKLSLTVKKRLRLLDHHPCFRRTGEGYQYAPKCEPSNRFLLQPSRDYCLASALPTSIDSRLASHNVIISNEAFERKASVGYNYKVSDEFASLFSAMVSTDFELSHGYRHDLDEIHYRLRRARQSFEDTARFVPFRRSLDQLVYNIEIFGKLKKKVMDSFNTNL